The nucleotide window CCACCGGCACCACCGAGCAGATGCCCGGTCATGGACTTCGTCGCGGACACCGCGAAGTGGTCGGTCTCGTCACCGAACACCTTCCGCAGCGCCTTCAGCTCGGCGATGTCACCGGCCGGCGTCGAGGTCCCGTGCGCGTTGACGTGCACGATCTCCGCCGGGTCCAGGTCGGTGCGCTCCAGCAGGTGCTCCAGGGCGGCGGCGATGCCCCGCCCCTCCGGCTCGGGCTGCACGATGTCGTGGCCGTCGGCGGAGATGCCCTGGCCCACAGCCTCCGCGTAGACCCGCGCCCCGCGCGCAGCCGCGTGCTCGGCGGACTCCAGGACGACGACGCCCGCGCCCTCGCCGAGGACGAAGCCGTCGCGGCCGGTGTCGTACGGACGCGACGCGCCCTGCGGGTTCTCGTTGTTCTTGGACATCGCCATCATGTTGCCGAACGCGGCGATCGGCAGCGGGTGGATGGCGGCCTCGGTGCCACCGGCGATCACGACATCGGCGCGGCCGGTGCGGATCATCTCGATGGCGTAGCCGATGGCCTCGGCGCCCGACGCGCAGGCGGAGACCGGGGTGTGCACACCGGCGCGGGCGCCGACGTACAGACCGACGTTGGCCGACGGGCCGTTGGGCATCAGCATCGGCACGGTGTGCGGGGAGACGCGGCGTACGCCCTTCTCCTTCAGCACGTCGTACTGGTCGAGCAGGGTCGTCACACCGCCGATGCCGGAGGCGATGACCGCGCCGACCCGGTCCGGGTCGACGGTGCCGTCGTCGGCCGAGGTCTCGCTGTAGCCGGCGTCGGCCCAGGCCTCCTTGGCCGCGATCAGCGCGAACTGCGCCGAGCGGTCCAGCCGGCGGGCCTGCGGCCGCGGAATGACCTCGGTCGGTTCCACGGCGATCTGCGCGGCGATACGGACCGCCTGGTCGGCGGCCCACTCCTGCTCCAGGGGGCCGACACCGGATTTTCCGGCAATCAGGCCCTCCCAGGTGGAGGTCGCATCGCCACCCAGCGGTGTGGTTGCGCCGATACCGGTGACGACCACGGTGCGATTGGTCGAACTCACGGGAATTTTCTCCAACGGTTACGAGGATTCAGCGGCGCCACCGCCGGGTGGCGGGGCAAACGAACTGATCCGGGGATCAGCCCTGGTTCTTGAGGATGTAGTCGGTGGCGTCGCCGACCGTCTTGAGGTTCTTGACGTCGTCGTCCGGGATCTTGACGTCGAAGCGCTCTTCGGCGGCGACGACGACCTCGACCATGGACAGGGAGTCGACGTCCAGGTCGTCGGTGAAGGACTTGTCCAGCTGGACGTCCTCGACCGGGATGCCGGCGATCTCGTTCACGATGTCGGCGAGACCGGCGACGATCTCTTCCTGAGTGGCGGCCATGTCAGGCGCTCCTTCGTAGATGTTCCAGAGGGTTGGGCACGTGCTTTCCGCGCCGGACGCCGATGTCCGGCACGAAAGTGCCTAGGGGAGGGTAACGACCGTCGCGGCGTACACGAGACCCGCCCCGAAGCCGATGACGAGCGCGGTGTCGCCGCTCTTCGCCTCACCGGTCGCCAGGAGCCGCTCCATCGCGAGCGGGATCGAGGCGGCGGAGGTGTTGCCGGTGGTGCGGACGTCACGCGCGACCGTGACGTGCTCCGGCAGCTTGAGTGTCTTCACCATCGAGTCGATGATCCGCACATTGGCCTGGTGCGGGATGAAGACGTCCAGGTCGTCCGGGGTGATCCCGGCCGCTTCCAGCGCCTGCTGAGCGACCTTCGCCATCTCGAACACGGCCCAGCGGAACACCGCCTGGCCCTCCTGCGTGATCGCGGGGAACTTGATGTTGCCCTCGCTGTCCAGCGGAAGCGTGGAGACGTCACCGGCGGCGTACTCGTCCCACGGGACCGTCTGCTTGATCGTTTCGCTCTTGTCGCCCTCG belongs to Streptomyces graminofaciens and includes:
- a CDS encoding beta-ketoacyl-[acyl-carrier-protein] synthase family protein — protein: MSSTNRTVVVTGIGATTPLGGDATSTWEGLIAGKSGVGPLEQEWAADQAVRIAAQIAVEPTEVIPRPQARRLDRSAQFALIAAKEAWADAGYSETSADDGTVDPDRVGAVIASGIGGVTTLLDQYDVLKEKGVRRVSPHTVPMLMPNGPSANVGLYVGARAGVHTPVSACASGAEAIGYAIEMIRTGRADVVIAGGTEAAIHPLPIAAFGNMMAMSKNNENPQGASRPYDTGRDGFVLGEGAGVVVLESAEHAAARGARVYAEAVGQGISADGHDIVQPEPEGRGIAAALEHLLERTDLDPAEIVHVNAHGTSTPAGDIAELKALRKVFGDETDHFAVSATKSMTGHLLGGAGGVETVATVLALYHRLAPPTINVDNLDPEAEANADIVRGEARKLPVEGRIAALNDSFGFGGHNVVLAFRTV
- a CDS encoding acyl carrier protein gives rise to the protein MAATQEEIVAGLADIVNEIAGIPVEDVQLDKSFTDDLDVDSLSMVEVVVAAEERFDVKIPDDDVKNLKTVGDATDYILKNQG